The sequence TTCTCCGATTTACGATGTTTTGTAATCAAGTCTGTCAATGACTTATCCTGTCCGGCACGATCCTTATCGAATGTCTGTCGTAATGCCGCCATTTCATCTTTCAATTTCGACGTTTCCTGTTCATACTCTGCAGCCTTCGCACCCATTTCCTCCCGATGTCCTTCCGCCAGACTTAGCATTTTCTTCCCTTTCTGCGCAAGGATCTCAGAATGTTCTTTATTGAGCCCTTCTTTCTCCTGTACACACTTGACCTTGACAAACTCTATCTCCCTGATCTTTTCCTCCCGAAGCAACTTCTTGAAATCTTCATATTCATCCCGCTGTTGTTCCCGATTGTCCTTTTCCCTCTGGAGCAAGTCCTCGAGTCGTCCACGCTCTTCTTTCCACTTCCTCTCCATCTCTTCAATATCCACCTTCATCTTCTCCTTCTCTGCCTGGAGTGTGGACCTCAGTGCTACCATCTCTTGTCCATGGTGTCTCACCACCTCCTTGTGCCCCTCCACCAGGAGTCGGATCTGCTCATCCGACTTGTTGCAGTTCAGATCATTCTGCCTATGTAACTCATTTCTCAAGGCTTCCTTCTCCTCCTCCTTACGCTCTCTCATGACATTTACCTCTCTGTCGCACTTCTCCTGCATGTTGGATAAGATATGATCATACTCAGATTTCCGCTCCTTCAGACAGTCCTCTTTTCTCCTCTTCTTATGCGCCAGTCGATCTTCCGCATCACCCAGCTTCTTGATCTTACTCTCACACCTTTTTCTCAACACCTTAACCTCATCAGCAAGCCTTTCCTTATCAGTAGCCAATCTCTCCATCTCACCATCTCCTACACCATTCGCTTGTCCATTCTGAACTCGACCCACCTCCaaacattttttcaatttttcctcCATTGTTCCCAACGTCATATCATATTTCTCCCGATTTGCTTTCATCTGATCCCGTAATTTCTTAATGGTTCCTTCGCCTGCCTCATAACGCTTCTCAGCCTCTGATATCCTTTGCCTTTCGTTCTCCAGCTCTAGCTTTGAATTGGTCAGCTTCTGCCCCAAGCCTACGATATTTATCCCCGCCTTACGTACCTCGCCATCCTTCTCAGCCTGGTACGCCTGAAACTCTTCGCAACGCCTGGCgatttcatcatcatgttcCCGTTCTTTTTCCGACAAACGTTCAGCAAAATCCTTCTTTTCCTCGTCAATCCTCTGGTGGCGTTCTTTTTTCGTCTGTTCCAAGCGCGTCCTCATGGTTGTAAATGTCCTCGATTCATCCGTCATACATGTATTGGCAGGCCCCAACTGACCTGACCTGGCCTGACCTGGCTGACAGGGCTTTATATTGTCTGCCATCTTTTGAAATAGTCTTCTGCTCATTGACGTATTGGTTACGGAAAGGCTGAAATGGAATTGTCTTTTCGTGACAATGTGGCCAGTTAAAGAGcgtctataggcaggagcaggtcAGATTAAGGTTACACGAAGTCGTCAATACGGGTCTCTCCTGTCTGACAGAACGGAATTTTTACGAGGAATATAGGTCAAACACGACCAAAGCCCCTGTGCATGTGAGTCGccagaagatgaccaatttgaccccccccccccaaactcctgcctgtagtccccATTTAGAGTATTTCACTGAGCGCGATTGTATTCAGTCGCACAAACCCGTTCTATATCCTCGACCTAGTATCGTCCTCgagaattgaatggaaatacaGACTTGAAAATGGAGAAAACTATTTTGGGGTTCAGCAGCATAAGttctcttaaagggggactacaggcaggagcagaggggctaatttggccatcttcaggtgactaatatataGTAAAgacctgggtcatgtcagattcagcacgaAATGAATTCCTCGTAcgagcgtgaatcatttcgacgtactgtgagatgtgagagacccctattggcgactttgtgtaactttatcgtGCCTGCCTAGCTgatgcctatattgtccctttaataatcaccaaattacatgtacattatcacATCAAAGCATAGAGCTTTCATCAACCAATAATACCTCACGCCATTCTgggacattctgaaaaaaacgAGTCCTCAATGGGCAACACTTAGCCGAGGGAACAGAGCCACCTAAGTGTTTAGTATCCTGATATCAGTGCTATGAATAAGTAGAGAAAGGGTTAGTTCCTACCTCATTAGAATGTCTTGTCTTGATCCTTCTTTATCTGTACCCTATATCACATATAAATCTGGATCAGGGCAATCCATGCAGGCATTCTATATCGAcctaaaatttccatttcaataCCAGGAATTGGGAATCCCATATGGATAAAAAAGACACAAAAACCCACTTCAAAAAAATGAATGGGAAATACCGAAATGAAATCCGAAATAACTTTTCCAATTGGGAATTCCACATTGTATCTTTAGCTAGGCGATTTTTAGCGCCTCGACCGCGCTTGTCAATCGATAACGCGGTCATTATTTTATGACTACAGTATTTGTTGGACGTTTTCGCGATAGACTGAGGTAGGCCAGTTTTTGTACATAGGCCCATGTCTAATGCTTGAACAGAATGGTAGTGTCCGAACAGTATATGATAAgtatacagtaggcctatagcttTAGGATTGACCATTATATGCTGTGTTCAAACAGAATCCGAATTGAAACCGTTTTCCGtggagcgctctacggaatacGAATAATTGGTTTCAATGATAGTCTTTATTTTTCAGCACTCTGAGTAGGAAGGATGCATTGGCCCTTTGGAGTAAGTATAGCGGCATATAGATATTTCAATATGTCAGTGACATTATTTGAATATGTCAATGACGCACAGTGCCCGCtgaagcccgcagcacactagccgccaacttcggcgttcacaggcgttttttgccgcaagagtcctgaacgcctgaaaaatccctagtctgctacgaacggaacggcgtcggcgaacgcgagttgacgccacttgccgcaactaaacgccaaatatctaacatgtttgatttttgacgcgtgtcgccgcgtttgaacgcaagaagaagccaggtgtgctacggatggccgcctgaattggcgtcggcggcgaggctatggcccatcagcttgcgtcttgatgttgaccacatgatttcaaaatggcagcctaaagtggcggaaaagacgctactggacgccgattctgggcaggtgtgctctgaccgggatccactggccgccaactttggcgtcaagaggcgtcagctgaacgcttcttgtcgccaaagttggcggctagtgtgctgcgggcttaagacCGATGATCTAGAGGGAGTGGGTTCCGTTCGACTCCCGGATAAGCCACTGTATGTCTCCTCCTGAAGACTGCGATGAACGGAATGTCTGAAATAGATGTCTAGAATATCCTTGAAAAACAGAGTCGAGACGTACGATAACCCTAAAGTGCATAACCCGAACGATGAAGGATTAGCTACATGTAActatacactcttaaaaataatgGTTATTAGCTTTAAGAAAacccccaaaaaaattgttcaGAAGAGAAATATCATTTATATCTAGTCAACTATTTCTACATGCAGTTGtctaaaaaatcaaaaaatctaCATCGTTTTCCTCTTAGCAGTAAAAAAATATTCACAATATGCTACTGATTATTTCAGTCAGACCCTGAGAAGAAGCGAGAAGAACTCCGGACCAGTAAGTCCATTTACATTCATTAACCAGTTCTGATTAGAGCTGAGAGCTAGATGTCGATATCCGGCCACTGAGTGTCGTCTATATA comes from Lineus longissimus chromosome 15, tnLinLong1.2, whole genome shotgun sequence and encodes:
- the LOC135499872 gene encoding golgin subfamily A member 6-like protein 25; translation: MSLSVTNTSMSRRLFQKMADNIKPCQPGQARSGQLGPANTCMTDESRTFTTMRTRLEQTKKERHQRIDEEKKDFAERLSEKEREHDDEIARRCEEFQAYQAEKDGEVRKAGINIVGLGQKLTNSKLELENERQRISEAEKRYEAGEGTIKKLRDQMKANREKYDMTLGTMEEKLKKCLEVGRVQNGQANGVGDGEMERLATDKERLADEVKVLRKRCESKIKKLGDAEDRLAHKKRRKEDCLKERKSEYDHILSNMQEKCDREVNVMRERKEEEKEALRNELHRQNDLNCNKSDEQIRLLVEGHKEVVRHHGQEMVALRSTLQAEKEKMKVDIEEMERKWKEERGRLEDLLQREKDNREQQRDEYEDFKKLLREEKIREIEFVKVKCVQEKEGLNKEHSEILAQKGKKMLSLAEGHREEMGAKAAEYEQETSKLKDEMAALRQTFDKDRAGQDKSLTDLITKHRKSEKDLETYYKEKEEKLRDEVESLKVQLSEKINEIELLQCQVTLQS